A window from Enterocloster bolteae encodes these proteins:
- a CDS encoding FAD-dependent oxidoreductase: MAEKLIVIGGTAAGLSAASRARKEKPDMEIQVFEKSGFVSYGACGLPYFVGGLIHDINDLVAINAESLKNMRNISAWIHHEVLLIDPEKKEVSVKNLDTDQVSIHSYDKLVIATGAVPVVPPIPGIHSDGVYYLRNMEDGIRLKAAAREHGRVCIIGGGAIGLEAAEELRNAGLSVSVYEQFPRLLPFLDNAFSQALEDTLIKHGINVHTGTQIAEILSEDGKASGIRTAFGEIEPSDIILVSAGVKPAGALAEQAGLALGLKGGIIVDDEMRTSHKDIWACGDCVQMKNRITGKPAYVPLGTTANKQGRIAGGNVAGGHDTFKGILGSMVTKVFELFIAATGLSKEQAAGEGYDAISVSITKADRASYYPGGRDNHICLIVDKKTGRLLGAQGIGSESIAGRINVLATAITCGMTVEEINELDLVYAPPAAPVYDPILIAANQAMKKITE, encoded by the coding sequence ATGGCAGAGAAACTAATTGTTATAGGAGGGACCGCTGCCGGCCTGAGCGCGGCATCCAGAGCCCGCAAAGAAAAACCTGACATGGAGATTCAAGTCTTTGAAAAATCCGGATTTGTCAGCTATGGAGCCTGCGGTCTTCCCTATTTTGTAGGAGGACTAATTCATGATATCAATGACTTGGTGGCAATCAATGCGGAATCGTTAAAAAACATGCGGAATATATCCGCCTGGATACACCATGAGGTGCTTCTCATTGACCCGGAAAAAAAGGAGGTCTCTGTAAAAAATCTGGATACAGACCAGGTCAGCATACATTCTTATGATAAACTGGTGATTGCCACAGGCGCAGTACCAGTGGTGCCTCCTATTCCCGGAATTCACTCGGATGGGGTATATTATCTGAGGAACATGGAAGATGGCATCCGCCTGAAAGCTGCCGCAAGAGAACATGGGCGGGTCTGCATCATCGGCGGCGGAGCTATCGGACTTGAGGCCGCCGAGGAGCTAAGAAACGCCGGGCTTTCAGTATCCGTTTATGAGCAGTTTCCAAGGCTCCTTCCATTTTTAGACAACGCCTTTTCCCAGGCCCTGGAGGATACGCTTATAAAGCACGGCATAAACGTACACACAGGCACACAGATAGCCGAAATCCTTTCTGAAGACGGAAAAGCCAGCGGAATCCGAACCGCTTTTGGAGAGATCGAACCATCCGATATAATCCTTGTATCAGCTGGGGTAAAACCGGCCGGTGCACTGGCAGAGCAAGCCGGACTTGCGCTGGGGCTAAAGGGCGGAATTATCGTAGATGACGAGATGCGTACAAGTCACAAGGATATCTGGGCCTGCGGAGACTGCGTGCAGATGAAGAACAGGATTACAGGAAAACCAGCTTACGTCCCCCTGGGCACAACCGCCAACAAGCAGGGGCGCATTGCAGGCGGTAACGTGGCAGGCGGACATGATACATTTAAGGGAATATTGGGTTCCATGGTCACAAAAGTGTTTGAGCTCTTTATCGCCGCGACCGGCCTGTCTAAGGAGCAGGCAGCCGGAGAGGGCTATGATGCCATATCGGTCAGCATTACGAAGGCAGACCGCGCTTCCTACTATCCTGGGGGCCGCGATAATCACATCTGCCTGATCGTTGATAAAAAAACAGGCCGCCTTCTGGGCGCCCAGGGCATCGGAAGCGAAAGTATCGCCGGAAGAATTAATGTGTTGGCAACTGCAATTACTTGCGGTATGACAGTGGAAGAGATAAATGAGTTAGACTTGGTTTACGCTCCTCCTGCAGCCCCTGTTTATGATCCCATCCTCATCGCAGCAAACCAGGCAATGAAAAAAATCACAGAATAA